A genomic segment from Vidua macroura isolate BioBank_ID:100142 chromosome Z, ASM2450914v1, whole genome shotgun sequence encodes:
- the CZH9orf40 gene encoding uncharacterized protein C9orf40 homolog isoform X2: MRRRGTRAPRIRRRAAVMAKRRAEPLMCHVPAKRPLRDPALPRAGERRPRAEPSCAAPAALKRPLEEAEAPPGKRLGPGAPRAQPGDAGGGRRRRGGTVAPQDAPAAEGRAGGRGKERAAAATAEVREVSCSFTGSFPAPCHETACPPYLRLCSASSLSSSVGEGCRGYSGVACVV, encoded by the exons ATGCGCCGGCGGGGCACACGAGCTCCGCGGATCCGCCGGCGCGCGGCCGTCATGGCCAAGCGGCGCGCGGAGCCGCTGATGTGCCACGTGCCCGCGAAGCGGCCGCTGCGGGACCCAGCGCTGCCCCGCGCGGGCGAGCGGCGTCCCCGGGCAGAACCGAGCTGCGCGGCCCCGGCCGCGCTCAAGCGCCCGCTGGAGGAGGCGGAGGCGCCGCCGGGAAAGCGGCTCGGGCCCGGCGCCCCCCGTGCGCAGCCGGGGGacgcgggcggcgggcggcggcggcgcggcgggacTGTAGCGCCCCAGGACGCGCCGGCGGCGGAGGGACGCGCGGGCGGCCGGGGCAAAGAgcgggccgccgccgccaccgccgaG GTAAGAGAAGTATCATGCAGCTTTACCGGTTCGTTCCCCGCTCCGTGCCATGAAACAGCTTGTCCACCTTACCTGAGGTTATGCTCAGCTTCATCCCTGTCCAGCAGTGTGGGGGAAGGTTGCCGAGGTTATTCTGGTGTTGCCTGTGTTGTGTGA